In Penicillium oxalicum strain HP7-1 chromosome I, whole genome shotgun sequence, a single window of DNA contains:
- a CDS encoding ATP-dependent RNA helicase dbp9: MKRKLDANDVPSPGPVETEEKEFDFEALNLDPRLRQALIKENFSKPTLVQAKAIPLALEGKDILARAKTGSGKTAAYVLPVLQAILQRKAADPSFKATTGLILVPTRELAEQVQKVVTSFAAFCGKDIRSVNLTQKVSDAVQQTMLADFPDLIVSTPTRVLTNVNNSALSLEKLTHLVIDEADLVLSYGYDEDINALSKAIPRGVQTFLMSATLTSEVDTLKSLFCRSPVILKLEDKEDKGAEISQFVVRCAEDEKFLLTYVIFKLQLVKGKVIIFVCDVDRCYRVKLFLEQFGIKSCVLNSELPINSRLHVVEEFNKGVYDIIIAADDQEVMGVPKPSKKAKETEEDAEKKEEVGSSEDEEDVEGPSDKQKSKKRKMSSKEKDYGISRGIDFQNVACVLNFDLPTTSKSYTHRIGRTGRAGKAGMALSFVVPADQYGKHKPTSTSTAKHDEAVVAKIIKRQAKLGNEVKPYHFEMAQVDAFRYRMTDALRAVTRLAVQEARAREIRQELIKSEKLKRHFEENPDELRQLRHDGELRAARVQPHLKHVPEYLMPAKGRKGISKEDVGYVGFTKTKENRIRKARDRNRARSKGKKTGKVDPLKTFNRGRK; the protein is encoded by the exons AAAGAAAACTTCAGCAAGCCGACACTCGTCCAGGCGAAGGCTATTCCGCTGGCACTGGAGGGCAAGGATATCTTGG CACGCGCCAAAACCGGATCTGGCAAGACTGCCGCATATGTCCTACCTGTTCTGCAAGCAATCCTCCAACGCAAGGCT GCCGACCCTTCGTTCAAAGCCACCACTGGTCTGATCCTAGTTCCCACTCGTGAGCTTGCGGAGCAAGTTCAAAAAGTTGTCACATCGTTCGCCGCCTTCTGTGGGAAGGATATTCGATCGGTCAACTTGACGCAAAAAGTTTCCGATGCCGTTCAGCAGACCATGCTGGCCGATTTCCCTGATCTGATCGTCTCGACACCCACGCGCGTCTTGACGAACGTGAACAATTCCGCCCTGTCGCTCGAAAAGCTTACCCATCTTGTGATCGACGAGGCCGACTTGGTACTTTCATATGGATACGATGAGGACATCAACGCTCTCTCAAAGGCCATCCCTCGTGGTGTGCAGACCTTCTTAATGAGTGCCACCCTGACCTCCGAGGTGGACACGCTCAAAAGCTTGTTCTGTCGTAGCCCTGTCATTTTGAAGCTAGAAGATAAGGAAGACAAGGGTGCCGAGATCAGCCAATTTGTTGTTCG GTGTGCTGAAGACGAAAAGTTCCTCCTTACATACGTTATTTTCAAGCTACAGTTGGTCAAGGGCAAGGTCATCATCTTCGTGTGCGATGTGGACCGTTGTTACCGTGTGAAACTCTTTCTGGAGCAGTTTGGTATCAAGAGCTGTGTGTTGAACTCAGAGCTTCCCATCAATTCGCGACTACATGTTGTTGAGGAGTTCAACAAGGGAGTGTACGATATTATCATCGCCGCCGACGACCAGGAGGTGATGGGCGTACCAAAGCCGTCCAAGAAGGCGAAGGAGACCGAAGAGGATGccgagaaaaaggaagaggtCGGAAGCAgtgaggacgaagaggatgtggAGGGGCCCAGCGACAAGCAGAAaagcaagaagcgcaagatgtcaagcaaagagaaagactACGGCATCTCTCGTGGCATCGACTTCCAGAATGTCGCCTGCGTTCTCAACTTTGATCTTCCGACAACCTCCAAATCCTACACCCATCGCATTGGCCGGACTGGCCGAGCGGGCAAAGCCGGTATGGCGCTGTCTTTCGTCGTTCCCGCCGATCAATATGGCAAGCACAAGCCCACGTCAACGTCTACCGCCAAACACGACGAAGCCGTCGTAGCAAAGATCATCAAGCGCCAAGCCAAGCTCGGGAATGAAGTCAAGCCATACCACTTTGAGATGGCGCAGGTCGACGCTTTCCGTTACCGAATGACCGACGCACTCCGGGCAGTCACCCGATTGGCTGTGCAGGAAGCTCGAGCCCGCGAGATTCGGCAAGAGCTGATCAAGAGTGAGAAGCTCAAGCGGCATTTCGAGGAAAACCCGGACGAGCTGCGACAGTTGCGTCACGATGGCGAGTTGCGTGCTGCCCGAGTGCAGCCACATCTGAAACATGTGCCGGAGTATTTGATGCCGGCCAAGGGTCGGAAGGGTATCAGCAAGGAAGATGTGGGCTATGTTGGTTTCACAAAGACAAAGGAGAATCGCATTCGCAAGGCTCGTGATCGCAATCGTGCTCGGTCCAAGGGTAAGAAGACCGGCAAGGTTGATCCCTTGAAAACATTCAACCGGGGCCGCAAGTGA
- a CDS encoding 54S ribosomal protein L31, translated as MFKPTSALFSGLLWKTPWRLSSPQKARQRKRLRAVDQVVDTLSAALSRQGKTTKAVERWYAEMPREEEMLPKDKYTLFDKKEKNYRKSIYKLPKWTRVSQRVNPPGF; from the exons ATGTTCAAGCCCACCTCGGCCCTTTTCTCGGGTCTTCTCTG GAAGACCCCATGGCGTCTGTCTTCGCCCCAAAAGGCCCGGCAACGCAAACGCCTGCGTGCCGTGGACCAAGTCGTTGATACCCTCAGTGCTGCCCTCTCTCGACAAGGAAAGACCACCAAGGCTGTGGAGCGATGGTACGCCGAGATGCCgcgggaggaagagatgcTTCCCAAGGACAAATACACTCTCTTCgataagaaggagaagaactaCCGCAAGTCGATTTACA AGCTTCCCAAGTGGACTCGTGTTAGCCAGCGTGTCAACCCCCCTGGTTTCTAA